The Triticum aestivum cultivar Chinese Spring chromosome 5A, IWGSC CS RefSeq v2.1, whole genome shotgun sequence genomic sequence aatgatgtgactgacttgacccatccgttagcttagcactatgatcgtttagttttttgctattgctttcttcataacttatacatgttcctatgactatgagattatgcaactcccgaataccggaggaacacttagtgtgctatcaaatgtcacaaagtaactgggtgattataaagatgctctacaggtgtctcggatggtgtttgttgagttggcatagatcacgattaggatttgtcactctgattgtcggagaggtatctctgggccctctcagtaatgcacatcactataagccttgcaatcaatgtgactaatcagttagttgcgggatgatgcattacaaaacgagtaaagagacttgccggtaacgagattgaattaggtatgatgataccgacgatcgaatctcgggcaagtaacatatgatgacaaagggaacaacgtatgttgctatgcggtttgacagagaaagatcttcgtagaatatgtaggagtcaatatgagcatccaggttccgctattggttattgacaggagatgtgtctcggtcatgtctacatagttctcgaacccgtagggtcggcacgcttaacgttcgatgacgatcggtattatgagtttatgtgttttgatgtacggaaggtagttaggagtcccaaatgagatcacggacatgatgaggagtctcaaaatggctgagacataaagattgatatattggatgactatattcggacaccgaatggttccgaggtgtatcgggtatttaccggagtaccggaaggttaccggaacccccccccccccccgggggagttaatgggccttgatgggccatagtggaagagaggaggaggcggccaggagTGGCGCGCGCCCCTAGGCCCAGTCCGAATTGAGGTAGGGTCCCCCCCCCTTTCCATCcctccctcttcccttccttcccccttctagttgaactaggaaagggggaaacctactcctagtaggagtaggaaccccccccccccttggggcgcaccctaggaggccggccctccccctcctccactcctttatatatgggggaggggggcaccccatagacacaagttgatctcttagccgtgtgcggtgcccccctccacagatttccacctcgattatattgtcgtagtgcttaggcaaagccccgcgtcggtaacttcatcatcactgtcaccacgccgtcgtgctgacgaaactctccctcgtcctcagctggatctagagttcgagggacgtcaccgagccgcacgtgtgcagatcgcggaggtgccgtgtgttgggtacttgatcggttggatcgcgaagacgttcgactacatcaaccgcgttacttaacgcttccgctttcggtctacgagcgtaTGTGGTCACACTCTCCTCGCTTGtttctatgcatatcctagatagatcttgcgtattcgtaggaatttttttgaaatactgcgttccccaacaaaataaTACTTTACCAATGCACTATAAAATCAATATATTTTACTTCAGGCCCCACCACTATTATGTTGTATTATTTGCACCATTTTAGAATTCATTGCTTTAATATGATGTGTAAAGTCAAGTTCAAAATGTTGATGCATATGTGTCTCGGCAACAATGGCAACAACTCGtgacattgtgtgtgtgtgtgtggtgggggggggctATGAGGGtacaattgttggggaacgcagtatttcaaaaaatttcctacaatcacgcaagatctatctaggagatgcatagcaacgagaggggagggtgtgtctacgtacccttatagaccgaaagaggtagcgttaagtaacgcggttgatgtagtcgaacgtcttcgcgatccaaccgatcaagtaccgaacgcacggtacctccgcgatctgcacacgttcagctcggtggcgtccctcaaactctagatccagctgaggccgggggagagtttcgtcagcacaacagcgtggtgacggtgatgatgaacttaccgacgcagggcttcacctaagcactatgacaatatgactgaggtgtctttctatggaggggggcaccgcacacggctaaaacaattgtcaacttgtgtgttctagggttccccctgcccccgtatataaaggagcaacggggaggccggccggccctataggatgcgcccaaggggggcaatcctactcctagtaggagttggaccccccccctttcctagtcctactaggagaagaaggaaggagaggggaaggagaaggaaggagggggcgccgcccctccccctagtccaattcggactaggcccggggggcgcggccagcccttggctgctccctctctctcccttacggcccaataaggcccataacttccccagtggttccgataacccttccggcactccgataaatacccgatacacctcggaaccattccggtctccgaatatagtcatccaatatatcaatctttatgtctcgaccatttcgagactcctcatcatgtccgtgatctcatctggaattttgaactaccttcggtacatcaaaacacataaactcataataccgaccatcatcgaacgttaagcgtgcgatcgaacgttaagcgtgcggaccctactggttcgagaactatgtagacatgaccgagactcatctccggtcaataaccaacagcggaacctggatgctcatattggttcctacatattctacgaagatctttatcggtcaaaccgcataacaacatacattgttccctttgtcatcggtatgttacttgcccgagattcgatcgtcggtatcatcatacctagttcaatatcgttaccaccaagtctctttactcgttccgtaatgcaacatcccgcaactaactcattagtcacattgcttgcaaggcttatagtgatgtgcattaacgagagggcccagagatacctctccgaaacacggagtgacaaatcctaatctcgatctatgccaactcaacaaacaccatcggagacacctgtagagcatctttataatcacccagttacgttgtgatgtttgatagcacacaaggtgttcctccggtattcgggagttgcataatctcatagtcataggaacatgtataagtcatgaagaaagcaatagcaataaactaaacaatcatagtgctaagctaatggatgggtcttgtccatcacatcattctctaattatgtgatcccattcatcaaatgacaacacatgtccatggctaggaaacttaaccatcattgattaacgagctagtcaagtagaggcatactagggacactctgtttgtctatgtattcacacatgtactaagtttccggttaatacaattctagcatgaataataaacatttatcatgatataaggaaatataaataacaactttattattgcctctagggcatatttccttcaacaataaGCTAAGAAATTAGCCGGTATAGAACCAAGAGAAAGATTAAGACATTTGATGAAGAAGAAAGATGGCGAATCCAGCGAGGCAGGAGGATACACATATTTTCGTTTTATCCACTGCAAAAAACAACAAAACTATCTTTAATGAGCCACACATGATCTATGTAAAGATCTAGTTATTCGTTTTGGTCTGTGATATTTCTTTGGGTAAGGGAAAACTAGAGAAAAAGAAGCTAAATGTACATGTCTATTTTTTTGGAGTTGGAGGAATTAAAACAAATATAGGACGTGTTTGGTTCACTGGTTGGTAACGCAAACGACAATAGTAACAGGTCGCAATGAGATCGAAGGGGTAACAATCCATTTCTTGTTTTGTTTGGCACATGCCAATAATGTTATCAGTAACCTTTATAGTGTTTGGTGTGACACTGTAATCAGAATACATCAGATCGTATGCACGCCCGATTTCAAATTCACACAATTTCACACAATTTCACAAGGTTTTCACATGCATTTAGTGGATGCTTCACTAGCATAACTTCAAACACATCAAACAAGtacataattcaaaaatatttgcATTCATCCAAGACATCATTTAACCAGATTTTGAGACCATTTATAAATATCAACTCATTGGTACAAACTCATAATTCAATGACAATTCGAGATAAAATACATAATTAGTCCCCAAAATTTATTTTGTAAGACAAGTCCAAAGGCCAATTTCAGAATCTTGCAAAGTAGCTTTTCCAGTGACCATTCCTCTCATCTGCCACACAACCGATCTTTTCTAATCAACCTAGCTTCTTTTATCATCTGTCAATAAGCAAGAGTTAAATGAGAAATACATAAACAGACAAGAGACAACCACTAATCCAAAAATTAACAACAGAATAGGCACTGTGATTACAAAATTGTAAGCAATCCATAATTGTCATCATTTATTATGTTATTCACTAGCAAATCACTTGGCCTAGAAAGATAATTAAGAACTCTAATGATAATTTACTTGACATATCTAAGAAAATGCATATTATCCCTATTCATTGTAACTTAACATCTCATAGGTGGTTATTGAACTCTGTTATTCACCTGCATAACCAGCTTGTCAAGTAGAGATTGGATGGAACATATACTATGAAATGTCAAGCATAAGCAACAAGTCAACTAGATATTGCAAATGCATATACTAGCAACAAGTCAGGTAGAGGGTGAAAATGCATATACTAACAACTAGTCAGGTAGAGATTGCAAATGCATATACTAGCTGCTAGTCAAGTAGAGATTGCAGCTGCATATGACAACTAGCCAAGTAGAGTAGTATAGGTTATCAAACTTGATAATGTAGACTACAGAGTTTAGCAAAAGGGATTGTAGAGTTTAGCAAAAGGATACCAGCGAGCATTTTTAAGACGAACTCCCTCCTCAGATTTTCTGGAAGCATAAGCATCATGTTCATGTGATCTGGAGCTTTAGCAAATACGGATGCAGCCTCAACGATCTCACACCCAATGAAGCTAAGCCTAGTCAATTCACAACTTGCCTTCCCTTTTGATTTCTATTGAGGATCCTCTTGTGCTACTTCTCACGCCATTGATGTTGTGAATGATGTTGCCATTGTACCCACGTGTTGTGTTGCATTGTTCAGCTGGCTATTGAAATCTTGTAGCATTATTGCAAAAGGATCACTTGGTAGTGTCACCCTCTTTGGCCTTGGTTCCTTCTTCGGCCTCTTGAAACTAGTTGCGTCCACAGAGCAAGTGTCAACAGACCGTCTAGTGGTACCTGTTGAGATTAGGTCCTCTTGATCATGTTCCTTCCTCGACAGCAATTTCATTTTGCAAGTTTACCACTGTCTCACCAAAGCCTTTAACATTTTCCATCGTTGCTACGATCTTGCCATAAATAGCATCCAGCCGCTCAAAGTACAGAAATGGGACACCATACAATCCCTTTGCCTCATTATGAATCTACATGTTTTTTTATAGAAGAAGGAACTTAGTCTCTGATAGAAATGCAACAGATCGGGGGTACATATACCAAAAGGAATCAAACAATAATATAAAAAATAACAAGGTAGGAAGGTACAACATCAAGCAATTCAACATTACAAACTACAATAGCAATGTGCACAACAACACTACAATAACATTTCAACATTGAAGGAGTTCAGTTTTAATGGATGAAGTGATCTAGCTTACAATATGCTTCATATTGTGCCTTCCCGCATTGAATTATCTTTCGGTTTGCATCCAATGTGAAACCACTTTTGGCTATCATTACTTCAAGAGCACCATATTTTGTCCTAAAGTGCCCCACTCTTGACTTAATGTGCGAAATTGAAGAGATACCACAACCCAAGCACTTCTCGGCAAGATGCTTCTCCAATATCGCCAGGTATCCATTTTTGAAGTTACCATCTACCGTCCACCTTGGATCTAAAGACAACTCATACAAGGCTTTTCATCATCCTCATTCGAAGTCCACTTCCTGTTATTCTTGCTTCTTCCACGGGACATACTTGAGTTATCCACATCCATATCTAAAGAAGGAATAACTAATACAAATGAgaaggaacacacacacacacatatgaaaTGGAACAAATACAAATGAGATGCAATTGAAACAAAAAGAAAGttggaagaaaaaaatgaaaaaaagtatAAATGACTTATACCTCAATTACCCCTAGCAGCCCTATGTCTGCTATACATGCCCTGCGCAAGAACATTTCGAAAGTTTGTCTGCTCATTCGAAGTTGAGAGAGAAGTGATGAATTCTAGTTGGCCTAACTCTCCCTCCATGGTTTCCAATGTTTCTTGCATTATTGGCTTGTCATCATTGAGTGGGTTGAGCGGCATATTTTGCAAGATAAGATTGTGCTAGAGTGCATATGCTATGATGATTCGACATTGTGTCTTCAACTCTTCATAGAAAAAAAAGACGGGGACCCAAAAATCGCCCACTGATTCTTGAGCCTTCTAAAGGACCTTTCTACAATATTTCTGGCTCTAGCATGACACATGTTGTAATACTCATCTGCACTACGAGGTGGGTTATGTGTTGTCCAGCCACCCAAGTGGTACCTTTGAGCATGATATGGAGCTAAAATCCCTCTGGCATCTGTGTAACCAGCATCGATAAGGTAAGATTGATCTTCGGGGACACGGAACCCATTTGGCATTGAGATGGCACCTCTAAGAACACGACCATCATGTGGAGAACCCTCCCAACCAGGTAATATGTAGATGAAAGACATGTCATGTGCACACACACCTGACACATTTGTATCTATACCACCCAATCTTGATCGATATCTTATTTTCATATTAGCCGGGACGGTTACCCCTATGTACATTACATTTCCCCGAATCAAACACCTCCATAATTTATACTGAACTTCTATACTTATGTATAACTTACATGTTTGCTATATTTTTAACTTATAATTTGCTTAATTGGCATAGTCAAGCACACTAACATTAGTACTACCATAATGATATTTGGTATACAATTATTATGTATATTATTCTAAAATACATTCGTGTTGTGCTATTTGTATTTTCTAGAAAAACCTTCTCGATTATTTCTTGGAAAATGTATAAATAAACTATGTAGTGTGGATTGTATGTGTAGTATTTTACCATTCTTAAATATACCCATGCTAGAGATCTCTAAAGCATACCATGAAACAAATATCTCCATAATAGTTTCTAGTGTATCATGAGATAATCATTTTATAGAGCCTCTAGCTTATAAGATGAACTGTTGGAATTAAATATTCATCAGTATTTCTTGGTCAAATgtgttttgcaagttatggtgatTTCAGTAATGGATGAGTTATGCCTAATGCATTGTAGAAGTAACATTCGCAACCCCTGCATGCCCGAACCGCGCGGTCTGGAGGTGTTTTGTCATCCAACACAGTCCCACATCCGTTTGTGAACCGGTCCGGACATCCGGACCGCTGCCGCGCACATGTACGACACCCCTGGCCCATCCAAAACCCTCTCCCATCCTTTCTCTCCAATGGATTTCCCGCGCCACATTCATGCTGGCCTAGAGCCGCAGCAGCCGACATTGATGTCGTGCGATGTGATCGGACAGGAGGGCGGCGTTGACCGACGCGACCAGATGGGAGACACGGCAAGCAGGAGCTGGTGTCCCCCTAAGCAAGCAGGAGACACCGCAAGCAGGAGCCGGAGCCCTCATAGGCGTCGGAGCTGCCGCAGTTGCACGTCAACTTGGCGCCGGGCATGGAGATTGTGTACATCTTCGACAATAAGTAGTTTTAGGTATGTACAAAGTATGTAGGTTGTTTATCTGCATTGCTAGTATGGATTTGAGGTATGAAGTTTGAGGTTCATGGATGTGATGGATGTTTTCTTTTTTTATGCTGCGTTTGAAGGGTGAATTTTGGTActtccggttgtagatgctcttattaGGCAGAATCGCGACTAAACTTTTCTCTGACCGGCTATGGCAGCTCCACCCCTCCTTTTGATTAGTCTATCCATGCGAGTTGTTTCAGCGAACTTGAAATTTCATAGAAATGAACCCGCAATTTTTTTCCATAGAAATGCATTTCTTTTACTGAATGTACCAACGATTTCACTGCTTGAGCGACTTGTATTACAAGACAGTTCTGCTACTCAGCGTGTAGACTGTCCATTCAGCTACATGGTGAAAATCTCTATTGCAAAATATGAACAACCTTTCAATCAAAAGTACTCCCTCTCtaccataatataagaacgttttttacactagtgtagtgtcaaaaacactcatatattatgagacggagggagtactttgcatACATTTAGGCAACGGAAAGTTCTTTTCTGAACCGAATGTTGCCATCTCCTTCCTGAAAATTCAGCCAGGATGCTGAATGCCGGCAGGGGAAGCTACCCAACCAGCTTCTTTCCATGGCTTCCAACCTTTTGCTGCCTCTGCTGCTCCTTCTCCCCGCCTGctctcctcctccccttcaccaCAGCCCCGTCAGTGGCATCGACACCGTTACCAGTAGCCGGCTCATGGCCACCTCTGCTCCTTCCTCTTGCCGCTGCCGGCAGTAAAGAGGGGTCTTTGCCGATACCTGTTGCTGCAGCCGGTTGACGTGGCactcttcttgcagcgccgccatTGCCGGCATCGACCTTCAGGTCCTTTGCACCAACCGACACTCTTCTTGTGGCGCCCCCATTGCCAACATCGACCTTCAGATCCTTTGCACCAACCGacactcttcttgtgccaccaccATTGCCAGCATCGACCTTCAGATCTTTTGCACCAACCAAAGGATCCTTGGTCCGAGCTCTTGGGGCAGCCGCCGTGACATTCTTCATCGCGGGTTTGTCTGCGACGTTCTTGGCTGCCTTTGTGCTGCCTGGGGCTACGGTCTTCTTGTCTGACGAGGTTTTCTTAGCTGCCTTGGTGTCTGTTGTAGGAGCTGCCACTGCATTCTGCAGCCTGTTTCCCAGAGGTGTGTAGCTTGATCTCTTGTCTATTTTGTAAGATGGGGACTCTTGTTTGCAGAAGGCAGGGGACGGTCCTCTGGTGCTGAGGTTTTTCTCTGACGAAGAGCTGGGTCTTGCCGTTGGAGTGGCCGACTTTGAGGAACTGGACGTCGTAGGAGATTCAGATTTCGTCGATGTgctactgagtgcatcgagctttcCTGAGAACTGTCAAAGTTTCACAATGTCAAGAAATAAGATCAATGAAAAAAATGAATAAATCGCGAAAAAAAAACAGCTAGTCTTCTTTGGTTTGGTGGATAACTTTGACGGTCACCCATGTGGTATTAGAAGATGATTTTTTTTATTATAAAATGTTCTGCAATCCTCATGCGGTATTTCAACTTGGTGAATGGTGAATTACTTCGATGTGTCATGATTGTTTTTAAAAATTTTTATGATGTGCGGAAGAGGTGCATGTCTTTTCTAAGGTAAGTAGAGTGAAAGTGTTGCTATTACTGTGAAGACTCGATAGCCATCATACCCTTGAAGTTTTAACTGGTTGAAGGATAGGCAGCTCCCTCTGGAAAACCATTTGGGCGGAATCAGCTTCCATCTCAAGGGAAGCGAACAGCGGGGTGGCAGGAGGAGTCTTGAGCCTGAAATCAAATGAACCGCCCCGATTTCAAAATACGCAGTAGAGAGAATAGGTCAACATGTTTTTACTGCAAGCAAATTCCATCTTTACCAATCGTAATCGTTCTTTTCGCCATCTGTGAGTAGGTAATCTCGCTTCCCCGAGGCGAGTTTGAACATGCGGCGGTCACCTATATTCAGACAAAAAAAGCGTTCTAGTCAGATTATCTATCTTCCAAGTAAAGATGTGTATCAACTTCCCTAGATCTTCCAACAGTTTATTGATACCAGTGACACAAAATCTCATCATCTTAGCCCCGGACGGCGatagcaggggggggggggggataattgCATCTCGGCGACAAAAATGAACACGCAAAGAAGTGAAAATATAAGAGACAACACCTGACCTTGGATGGCTTCAAACTCCACGGAGTACATTGGGTCAAGGAGGTTCACCTCCTTCTCCTGATCATGCCTGTACAGTTCCCCAAAGAGAAGCAGGCTCTCGTCTTCGTCCTTCCGCGCCGGAGCCGACGCGGGTGTGCCCCTCGCCATGCCGGAGAACCTCTTCATGTGCTCCATTCTTCAGGCGCTCAATGCAGGGAGCAGAGTAAACAGGCAAACTAAAGGTGCCGAGACACAGGGAGAGCAGGTACATACATGCATATATTGCATACAGTGACGGAAGCTTGCCTGAATAACAAAAGGCCAAAACTGTGCCGGCAATCCTGAAAGTTTCCCTGGAGCTCCACGCGATCTGCACAAATGCAACAAATATGTTGGCGAAAGGGACATCAAGATGCAGCCGAATGGAAAGTATTATTACATTACATTGGGCAGTACCGTTTCTTTCTCCTTGGGCTCCACATGGCACAAATTTGTTCAGTTTTGGCCCCTTCATAAAGGCCAACTGTAATTGCTTTCAGTGTGCCCCCATATAAAAACCATGCCCATAGTCGGCCGAGGCCGGGGATAAATCCGCAGCGACGACGAAAAAACAGGCTTtcacatgatataattcacatacaaaGAACAGAGTAGATGCAGAGAGAAGCAGGTTGCTGGTCTATGCAGAGCAGAAACAAGCATATCATGTCACTCACATTGTAGTACAGTGTCTACAGGGCCACTCACATTCACATGTAAATCATACACTTGTACGGCAACCAGTTTTAACTCCACAGTTGAGCGGTGTCGCTCCCAGATTAGTACACATCTCTGCCTGCAAAGTTCCGAAGTACTCTACGATTCTAGGCGACAAGAAGCCACTTCTAGACAGATTGTTGATTCAACACCCAGTAGTGGTGATCTCCACCAAATGGTGCGGATGTTGTCGCCGTTATTGTATATGTTTTTTCTCGAGGCCAATGACTAAGTTCACACCTTCCCTTTCTTCGACTCGTATGACTGCCTGATTGCATCCCAGAACGCAGGCATCGCCTCGGAGTCAGGAACTTCTTTGAATGACGGAAGATAGTTTAGGTCCACTATGACATGGTCTCCACTGCCCTCCTGAACCTGCGTATTCAAAGGCTATGTTTACAGTTCCGAAGTAGAATGCGCAACAACAAAAAGATAATGGTGACTGTAAGTGTTTCAGACTTCCAGTGGGACGAAGTTACTCTGTTTGTAGCTGTACCGACTACTAATAGCACAAACCATACAAGAATAAATACTTACAACAACATCAAATCCAAAAATTGTTAGTCCAAGTGATTCCTTTAACAATTTTGCAGCCTCTTCCACCACACCGATGTTCAGAGATTTGTTATCATGTACCCTGTTCAGCAGCAGCTGCTCCTTGGTAGCCACTGGAAGAGTCTTCAAACTGTGAAGCAAATTCAAATAATTTGGTATGGGAAGTACACTTTAGCAGATGAATGAAAAAGACATCCAACATCATGCCGAAAATATATACTTCCAAACTTTACCTATTAAACGTAAGAGGTTCATCCCCCGATGACGATTTTAGCAAATTTGCATTGGGCATTGAAGTTTTTACAGCATGAAAAACCTTGTCTCCAATTACATAAAATTTGTATATCTTGGACCCGTGATCAATGTATTCCTACATCACATAAATAAAACCTACACATCAGAATCTCCCGGTTGTTTCTGAAGATGAATCATCGCAAACGGTAGTTCACAGGTACAGATCTGCAGAGTGCATCAAGACTCAACACGGAATGCCTCATGAGTGTCAAAATTGAAGGAAAACACACAAGATGTGATTAATCGTCAAAACATATAATACATTAAGTGTATTATCAAATATGCCCATTTCCTTCCAAGGCACCTGCTATCAGAGAGGAAAAGGCAGAAAATTGTACCTGTAGAATAGCTGGAAGAGGCACACTAAGGTTGCTAAACTCTTCAATTTGGAAAACTAATGCCTGCAGACAACGATTTTTCATTTAGATGCATAATTCAAAAGAAAGCAAATAAAATTCCAAACTGAAAAGGGATCAAGTAGCACAATAAGTCAGCAAAACCATCTTCGTAGGAATGGTGACAAAAGGATATGATTGGAAATTAATATAATACCCGAACATTCAGTTGATGTAGAACTAAATACAAAGACAATAAGCTACCATATTGTGCGCATCAGCGACTCCACATGCTACTTGTGGCTTCACGATGAGTGGAAATGATAAATTAGCTTCTGCTAGTTGCTTCTGTAATTCACTGCCATTGAATTTTATGACCTGCATTGGAAAATAGCAAGAAAACTCAATAGTCAAGACAAAGCCGATTGTAGACAATAAAACAATGCAACATGCACTGCACATAAATGCTCTTCAGAAGTGCATGAAGACAGGAGTGTTTAATGATGGTAGATGTCAGTAACATACAGTACAAAAGCCATGAAGTCATACTTCTGCATAAGTGTAATTCAAATAAAAAGACCTTCAAAGAATGTGGTGCTCGGAGTTTGGGCCTTCCTTCAGAGCCAAGTTCTTGCAATCTAACTAGAATTTCTTGGATTTGCAGACGATCAAGCAACGGGGAAATATTTTTGAATGGATCAATGATGCAAAAATCAGGGTATTCTTCCATAAACCTGCTTAACAAAGAGGATGATAGTGAAAACAGAATGAGTATAATACTTCAACATATCAACCTAAGAAGTTTCTGTTACAAATTATATAAAGCAAGTTATCAGATGGTTGCTACTTGTTGCTAGAAGATACGAAAGTGAAAATCCACTAAATTACTTCTGTAATCGATTGTACCTTATAACTTCAGACATTCCTGCAGAAAATGAAATTCCCCTGGGAAAACTGATGGAGCAATTTGGATCAATGGTAATGATCTCATCCGTCATTTTGTGGAGGATTATGTCAACTTCTAGAAGTTGAGAGGCTAAAGGAAGTTCAAATGAGAGTGGGACAAAGATAAGTCCATTTTCACTAGGATAAATGGGAAATGCTCCTCTCTGCAAGCAACATAGGAATAATGATGTTCCAGCAGAGATCAAATATGTACTTAGTAACACATTATAGAAAACTTGCCTTGGCAAAGTCTTCCTCACGGGATGGTTTCATTGCATAGCCAACCATCAAAATAGATGAGCTAACTATTTCCTGGATGAAAGAACACATAATTTCGAAATTAGTGCACTACAACATCACAAGAAATATGACCAAGTAGACATGAATGACAATTTAACCTTTTTAATTAAAGTAGCCAAAGTGATAAGCAGCTCTTGAAGCTTGCCAATATTTACAACTCCAGAATCTTTTGTTCCACATTCACTATCTGGATCATAAGAAGAATATCAATAGCCCTCAAAGATAATATTAGCACCTCCTTCCAATATGTAAAACAGCATGGGCTACACAGCAGATATATCATTGATGAAGTCCTAACGCCAAACAGCTAGTTGGAAACAGCATGAGATGGACAATTAACATTTCTTCCTGATTTATGCTTACCTACAGCAATAACCTTCCAGTTGTGGCTCTCAAGTTCAGAAAATAGATCTTCATCAACTCTGGAAGTAGCATAAAAACAAGAACTCGTTCTGCTCCACTCTAACATCAACTCATTTAGTAAGTGATTCCCAGTTGGAGCAGGTAGTGATATATATCCAAAGGAGTTCAAGTCTGCTGTCATTTCAAGAAAGCCTGACTGATAAAAGCAACAGAGAAGCCCCGTGTAAGCGTATACTACCTTACGGAATGATGTAAAGCATTCACAAAACAATGCCTTCAGAAGAACGGGAATGTATGCCGCAAGCC encodes the following:
- the LOC130685183 gene encoding uncharacterized protein LOC130685183, yielding MEHMKRFSGMARGTPASAPARKDEDESLLLFGELYRHDQEKEVNLLDPMYSVEFEAIQGDRRMFKLASGKRDYLLTDGEKNDYDWLKTPPATPLFASLEMEADSAQMVFQRELPILQPVKTSRFSGKLDALSSTSTKSESPTTSSSSKSATPTARPSSSSEKNLSTRGPSPAFCKQESPSYKIDKRSSYTPLGNRLQNAVAAPTTDTKAAKKTSSDKKTVAPGSTKAAKNVADKPAMKNVTAAAPRARTKDPLVGAKDLKVDAGNGGGTRRVSVGAKDLKVDVGNGGATRRVSVGAKDLKVDAGNGGAARRVPRQPAAATGIGKDPSLLPAAARGRSRGGHEPATGNGVDATDGAVVKGRRRAGGEKEQQRQQKVGSHGKKLVG
- the LOC123104438 gene encoding inositol-tetrakisphosphate 1-kinase 6-like, whose protein sequence is MAMERPVRLVLDASLLLDPVGAGAQEAASVPTLRPGAEALLRRLRHSNLGVAICHTEEMPTTVSGFLEMTADLNSFGYISLPAPTGNHLLNELMLEWSRTSSCFYATSRVDEDLFSELESHNWKVIAVDSECGTKDSGVVNIGKLQELLITLATLIKKEIVSSSILMVGYAMKPSREEDFAKRGAFPIYPSENGLIFVPLSFELPLASQLLEVDIILHKMTDEIITIDPNCSISFPRGISFSAGMSEVIRFMEEYPDFCIIDPFKNISPLLDRLQIQEILVRLQELGSEGRPKLRAPHSLKVIKFNGSELQKQLAEANLSFPLIVKPQVACGVADAHNMALVFQIEEFSNLSVPLPAILQEYIDHGSKIYKFYVIGDKVFHAVKTSMPNANLLKSSSGDEPLTFNSLKTLPVATKEQLLLNRVHDNKSLNIGVVEEAAKLLKESLGLTIFGFDVVVQEGSGDHVIVDLNYLPSFKEVPDSEAMPAFWDAIRQSYESKKGKV